CGCTCGGCGCGGGCGCGCTGGCGGGCTCCGGCCTGCCGCTGGACCCGGTGGCCGTGGCCAAGGAGCTGGGCTTCCGCACGTCGTTCGCCAACTCGATGGACGCGGTCGCCGACCGGGACTTCGTCGCCGAGTTCCTCTTCACCACAGCCATGATCGGGGTGCACCTGTCCCGGCTCGGCGAGGAGGTGGTGCTCTGGACGTCGCACGAGTTCGGCTGGGTCGAGCTGGACGACTCGTTCGCCACCGGCTCGTCGATCATGCCGCAGAAGAAGAACGCGGACATCGCGGAGCTGGCGCGCGGCAAGTCCGGGCGCCTCGTCGGTGGCCTGGTGACAGTGCTCACCATGCTCAAGGGCCTGCCGATGACCTACGACCGGGACATGCAGGAGGACAAGGAGCCGGCCTTCGACGCCGTCGACACCCTGGAGCTGCTGCTGCCGGCCCTGGCGGGAATGATCTCCACGATGACGGTCCGGGTGGACCGCCTCGTCGCCGCCGCCCCGGTCGGCTTCTCCCTCGCGACCGAGGTCGCCGACTGGCTGGTCCGGCGCAACGTGCCGTTCCGGGACGCGCACGAGATCACCGGCCGGCTGGTGGCGCTCTGCGCGGCCCGGGAGTGCGAGCTGAACGACGTCTCCGATGAGGACCTGGCCGCGATCAGCGAGCACCTCGACCCGTCGGTGCGCGACGTGCTCTCGGTCCGTTCGGCCCTCGCGGCCCGCACCACCCCCGGTTCCACCGGCCCCGGCCCGGTCGCCGACCAGCTCGCCGACGCGGCGGACCGGCTGGCCGGCTGGCGGGAGTGGGCCACCGAACGGGTCGTTCCGCGCTGACCTCGTCGCGGCGTCGGTGGGTTCCGCCGGCGCCGCGGCCGGTTCAGGCCGTCGGGCGCTCCCGCTTGGGGAGCTTGGCAACCACCATGTCGTACGACGCGTCGACCGCCTCGGTGAGCTCGTCGGCGTCGATCCCGCCGTTGAGCCGCAGCGTGTTCCACCCGGACCGACCGATGTAGGCCATCACCCGGGCGTCGTCGGGGTGCCGGTGCAGCCATTCGTCGGCGACCTCCCGGGTCGGCCCGCACTTGATACCGACCGTCGGCTCGCCGTCACCGTTGCCGAGGAACGCGAAGATCCGGCCACCCACCTTCACCACCTCGTCGCCCTCCCACGGCTGGTCCAGCCACGCCCCCGGCTTGGCCAGGCAGTACGCCAGCATGTCCGCGCGCTCCATGGGTGCCTCCTCGTCGTGCGCACAGTGTGCCCGTCCCGCCGCCCGCAGGCACGCGGCATGCCGGTTTGCGCGTCTGGTCGCGGCTGCGGTGCGCGTCTGGTCGCGGGCTGCTTGTGCGCGTGCGGTCGCGGGGTGCGCGGTCAGCCGGTCTGCTCGGCCGAGCGGGCGGCGACCCGCTCGTAGCGCTGCCGGGCCGCCTGTGCGCTGCCCAGCCCCAGCCCGTACGCGATGGCCTGCCAGGTCAGCCCCCGGTCGCGGGCCAGCGTCATCAGCCCGGCCTCCAGCGCGTCCAGTTCGGCGCGGACGTGCGGCAGCAGGGTCAGCGCGGCGGTCAGGTCGGCGGCGTCGACCGGCTCCTCCGTCGGCTCCCGCTCGGCCCCGCCGGCGGCCAGCGCGGTGACCAGGGCGACCGCCTCCCACGGGTCCAGCACGTACGGGTGTGCCCAGCGCGACCGCTGTGCGTCGGTGCCGGCGTGCCGGTCGCTGATCCGCTGGAGTGCCTCGTGGGTGCGGTGGGCGCGGGCGTGGGCCGGGTGCGGCGCGGTGAACGGGTCGTTCGTCGTCATGTCCCGAGCACACACCCTCAACACAGCATTGTCAACAGAACGTTGAAACCATGGGCGGTCGTGCGTGGCGATCGCCGCCCGGCTGGGTACCGTCGAGCCATGGACCTGTTGCCCGGTGACCACGCCACCGACATGCTCGGTGACCACGCCACCGACGCCGACCTGGCGGCACTGGCCGACCTGCTCGCCGGCCCGCTGCTGCCGGCCGCCCGCGGGCTGCTGGGCTGCGAGCTGCACGCGGGAGGCGTCACCGTCCGGATCACCGAGGTCGAGGCGTACGCGGGCATGGCCGGGGACCAGGCCTCGCACGCCCACCGGGGGCGCACCCCGCGCAACGCGGTGATGTTCGGCCCGGCCGGGCACGCGTACGTCTACTTCACCTACGGGATGCACTGGTGCATGAACGTGGTGACCGGTGTCGAGGGGGAGGCTTCCGCCGTGCTGCTGCGCGCCGGGGAGGTGGTCGACGGCCTGGCTACGGCTCGCGACCGCCGGCCGGCCGTACGCCGGGATGTGGACCTCGCCCGCGGGCCGGCCCGGCTCTGCGCCACGCTCGGCATCGACCGCTCCGCGTACGGCGGGTATCTGCTGGGCGATGGACCGGTCCGGTTGCGCCCGCCGACGCGGCCGGTGCCGCCGGAGACGGTGGTCGCCGGTCCGCGGGTCGGCGTGACCGGCGCGCACGACCTGCCGTGGCGATTCTGGCTCGACGGCGACCCGACGGTCAGCGCGTACCGGCGACACGTGCCCCGCACCCGGCGCTGATCCCCGGGCGTGTGTCCCGCGAACGTGTCAGGGGGTGTGGCCATAATCACCCCACCTGCTCACGGACGGTTCGGAGGACGTCATGGCAACACTGCTCGCGATCGGCACGGCCAAGGGATTGTTTCTCGCCACCAGCGCCGACGACCGGCGCAGTTGGGAGATCACCGGCCCACACTTCCCGATGACCGGTGTCTATTCGGTCGCGGTCGACACCCGTCGCTCCACCCCGCGCCTGCTCGCCGGGGTGACCAGCTCGCACTTCGGGCCCAGCGTCGCCACCAGCGACGACCTCGGCGCCTCCTGGGACGAGCCCGACGAGGCGCCGGTCGCGTTCCCGGCCGACACCGGCGTCTCCCTCGGGCGGGTCTGGCAGCTGATGCCGGCCGGTCCCGACCAGCCGGACGTGGTCTGGGCCGGCACCGAGCCGTCCGCGCTGTTCCGGTCCACCGATGGTGGCCGCAGCTTCGAGCTGGTCCGCTCCCTCTGGGACCACCCGCACCGCCCCCAGTGGGAGGCCGGCTTCGGCGGCCAGGCCGTGCACACCGTGCTGCCCCATCCGCGTGACCCGGCCCGGCTGCTGGTCGCGATGTCCACCGGCGGGGTCTACCGCTCGGAGGACGCCGGGGCGAGCTGGGCCCCGGGCAACACCGGCATCCGTGCCTACTTCATGCCCGACGAGTGGCCGGAGTTCGGCCAGTGCGTGCACAAGGTCGCCCGGGACGCCGGCAACCCCGAGCGGCTCTACGCGCAGAACCACCACGGTGTCTACCGCTCCGACGACGACGGCCGCACCTGGTCCTCGATCGCCGAAGGGCTGCCCAGCGACTTCGGCTTCCCGATGGTGGCCCACCCGGGGCGGGGCGGCATGGTGTGGACCTTCCCGTTGGTGGCCGACAGCGAGCGGTTCCCCACCGACCACCGCTGCCGGGTGTTCCGTTCCGCAGACGCGGGCGGCAAGTGGGAGCCGCTGTCGGTGGGGCTGCCCGAGGGGCCGTTCTATCCGGCGGTGCTGCGCGACGCGATGTGCGCCGACGAGGCCACCCCAAGTGGGGTCTACTTCGGCACCCGCTCCGGCGAGGTCTATGCCAGCCGCGACGAGGGTGACTCCTGGTCCCTGGTGGCCGCGCACCTGCCCGACGTGCTCTGCGTTCGCGCCGCGGCGGTCTGAGATGGTCACCGTGCTGCTGCCCGGCCCGCTGCGCGGCGAGGCCGGTGGTGCCAGTCGGCTGAGCGTCACCGCCGCCGGGACGCTGCGGGCGGTCCTCGACGAGGTGGCCGCCCATCATCCGCGGCTGTCCCGGCGCATCCGTGACGAGCGCGGCGAGCTGCGCCGTTACGTCAACGTCTTCGTCGACGGTGAGGATTGCCGGCACTCCGGCGGTCTGGCCACCCCGGTCGGCGACGAGGCCGAGGTGCAGGTGTTGCCGTCGGTGGCGGGCGGCTGAGGTCGCGGGCGGTCGATGCCCGCGAGACCTGACCACCCAGCAGGCCGCCGCCAGCGACGTCACCGCCGGCTTGAGCCCGGCGGCGAAGCCCAGTTCGGTCCCGTCTGTCCGCTGTTGGAGGTGACCCGCGCCACCCCGAGACGTGCCGCCTTCGGAATAGTTGCGTCGTCAAATAAGTTGAGAGCTGCGTCCGGGCACCACGAATGACCCGGTTCTACACGCAGGGAGCTGGTCATGCAGTTCGGAGTCTTCACCGTCGGTGACGTCACGGTCGACCCGACCACCGGTCGGGAGCCGACCGAGCATGAGCGGATCAAGGCGATGGTCGCCATCGCGCTCAAGGCCGAAGAGGTCGGCCTGGACGTCTTCGCCACGGGCGAGCACCACAACCCGCCGTTCGTGCCCTCCTCGCCGACCACCATGCTCGGCTACATCGCGGCGCGCACCGAGCGGCTGCTGCTGTCCACCGCGACCACGCTGATCACCACCAACGACCCGGTGAAGATCGCCGAGGACTACGCGATGCTCCAGCACCTCTCCGGCGGCCGGGTGGACCTGATGATGGGCCGCGGCAACACCGGCCCGGTCTACCCGTGGTTCGGCAAGGACATCCGCGCCGGCATCCCGCTCGCGATCGAGAACTACGACCTGCTGCACCGGCTCTGGCGCGAGGACGTGGTCGACTGGAAGGGCAAGTACCGCACCCCCCTGCAGTCGTTCACCTCGACGCCGCGCCCGCTCGACGGCGTGCCCCCGTTCGTCTGGCACGGCTCGATCCGCAGCCCGGAGATCGCCGAGCAGGCCGCGTACTACGGCGACGGTTTCTTCGCCAACCACATCTTCTGGCCCAAGGAGCACACCCAGCGGATGATCGCGCTGTACCGCCAGCGGTACGCGCACTACGGCCACGGCTCCGCCGACCAGGCGATCGTCGGTCTCGGTGGGCAGGTGTTCATGCGGCGCAACTCGCAGGACGCGGTCCGGGAGTTCCGTCCGTACTTCGACAACGCCCCGGTCTACGGGCACGGGCCGTCGCTGGAGGAGTTCACCCGGGAGACCCCGCTGACCGTGGGCAGCCCGCAGCAGGTCATCGACCGCACGCTCGGCTTCCGGGAGTACGTCGGCGACTACCAGCGGCAGCTCTTCCTGATGGACCACGCCGGGCTGCCCCTGAAGACCGTGCTGGAGCAGCTCGACCTGCTCGGCGAGGAGGTGGTGCCGGTGCTGCGTAAGGAGTTCGCGGCGCTGCGTCCGGCGCACGTGCCGGAGGCTCCCACCCACGCCGCGATGGTTGCCGCCGCCGGTGGCGCCAAGGACAGCACCGTGCACGCCGTCGACGACGTGACGGGCAAGGCGCCGGAGGGGGCGACCCGATGACCCGCCGCACCCTGGCCGTGGTCTCGGCGGGGCTGAGTCAGC
This portion of the Micromonospora zamorensis genome encodes:
- the argH gene encoding argininosuccinate lyase — translated: MGDVDDKSLTENSAATNRTSLWGGRFAGGPAEALARLSVSVQFDWRLAPYDIAGSRAHARVLAGAGLLDPEELGRMLAALDDLEAACASGAFRPTIEDEDVHTALERGLLERLGSLGGKLRAGRSRNDQVATDLRLYLRDHARGVASRLVELAEALVEQAERHIDTAAPGMTHLQHAQPVTFGHWLLAHVQPLLRDLERLRDWDHRAAVSPLGAGALAGSGLPLDPVAVAKELGFRTSFANSMDAVADRDFVAEFLFTTAMIGVHLSRLGEEVVLWTSHEFGWVELDDSFATGSSIMPQKKNADIAELARGKSGRLVGGLVTVLTMLKGLPMTYDRDMQEDKEPAFDAVDTLELLLPALAGMISTMTVRVDRLVAAAPVGFSLATEVADWLVRRNVPFRDAHEITGRLVALCAARECELNDVSDEDLAAISEHLDPSVRDVLSVRSALAARTTPGSTGPGPVADQLADAADRLAGWREWATERVVPR
- a CDS encoding MmcQ/YjbR family DNA-binding protein; the protein is MERADMLAYCLAKPGAWLDQPWEGDEVVKVGGRIFAFLGNGDGEPTVGIKCGPTREVADEWLHRHPDDARVMAYIGRSGWNTLRLNGGIDADELTEAVDASYDMVVAKLPKRERPTA
- a CDS encoding DNA-binding protein — translated: MTTNDPFTAPHPAHARAHRTHEALQRISDRHAGTDAQRSRWAHPYVLDPWEAVALVTALAAGGAEREPTEEPVDAADLTAALTLLPHVRAELDALEAGLMTLARDRGLTWQAIAYGLGLGSAQAARQRYERVAARSAEQTG
- a CDS encoding DNA-3-methyladenine glycosylase, coding for MLGDHATDADLAALADLLAGPLLPAARGLLGCELHAGGVTVRITEVEAYAGMAGDQASHAHRGRTPRNAVMFGPAGHAYVYFTYGMHWCMNVVTGVEGEASAVLLRAGEVVDGLATARDRRPAVRRDVDLARGPARLCATLGIDRSAYGGYLLGDGPVRLRPPTRPVPPETVVAGPRVGVTGAHDLPWRFWLDGDPTVSAYRRHVPRTRR
- a CDS encoding WD40/YVTN/BNR-like repeat-containing protein, translated to MATLLAIGTAKGLFLATSADDRRSWEITGPHFPMTGVYSVAVDTRRSTPRLLAGVTSSHFGPSVATSDDLGASWDEPDEAPVAFPADTGVSLGRVWQLMPAGPDQPDVVWAGTEPSALFRSTDGGRSFELVRSLWDHPHRPQWEAGFGGQAVHTVLPHPRDPARLLVAMSTGGVYRSEDAGASWAPGNTGIRAYFMPDEWPEFGQCVHKVARDAGNPERLYAQNHHGVYRSDDDGRTWSSIAEGLPSDFGFPMVAHPGRGGMVWTFPLVADSERFPTDHRCRVFRSADAGGKWEPLSVGLPEGPFYPAVLRDAMCADEATPSGVYFGTRSGEVYASRDEGDSWSLVAAHLPDVLCVRAAAV
- a CDS encoding ubiquitin-like small modifier protein 1, producing the protein MVTVLLPGPLRGEAGGASRLSVTAAGTLRAVLDEVAAHHPRLSRRIRDERGELRRYVNVFVDGEDCRHSGGLATPVGDEAEVQVLPSVAGG
- a CDS encoding LLM class flavin-dependent oxidoreductase, with translation MQFGVFTVGDVTVDPTTGREPTEHERIKAMVAIALKAEEVGLDVFATGEHHNPPFVPSSPTTMLGYIAARTERLLLSTATTLITTNDPVKIAEDYAMLQHLSGGRVDLMMGRGNTGPVYPWFGKDIRAGIPLAIENYDLLHRLWREDVVDWKGKYRTPLQSFTSTPRPLDGVPPFVWHGSIRSPEIAEQAAYYGDGFFANHIFWPKEHTQRMIALYRQRYAHYGHGSADQAIVGLGGQVFMRRNSQDAVREFRPYFDNAPVYGHGPSLEEFTRETPLTVGSPQQVIDRTLGFREYVGDYQRQLFLMDHAGLPLKTVLEQLDLLGEEVVPVLRKEFAALRPAHVPEAPTHAAMVAAAGGAKDSTVHAVDDVTGKAPEGATR